tttcTGCTGGTGCTGTTGCTGTGGTGGTCCACTTTGCATAAACTGTCTCAGCCAATTATTCACCTGCGGTTGCTGCCTCTGCTCAATACTCatattggaaaaatcaTTTACCCAaccttgttgttgttgttgcggCTGTGGAACATGGTGTTGATGCTGAAACTGAGGCCTGTTCTGTTCCATAAACAGCATGGCAAAATCGTGTCCAAGTCCATCATTATTAAATCTATGAAACTCTTGATTTAATTGTTGATCCACGCTTTGTCCTTGACGAAACTGATGGACaccttgttgttgtggtggatCACCTAATCTTTGATGCTGCAAGGAGGTGTCTCTTTGAGTATGcttattcaaattttgtatGGCACTTGAAGGCCCACAACTAGCTGCATCCAtcttgatattgttgtttttgaaataagATCTGGTCTGATTATCTCCAGGAATTTATTCtcacttttttttctctcgCCCCCACTTTTTTCTAGCACAAGCTTTGCGCATTTTACAATTAACCGAGAATTCACGTGACTATTATGAAGCCTCTTATTACATATTACTAAACCTAAACAAACTATCATCAAATAGTTCAAGAAAAGCCTCATGCAAAAACTCGTGTATGTTGGACGTTTGCATTGACCTACCATACTTTTTGAATGCCTTTTGTCCTGCTGATCTAACCAAAGATCCGGCAGAATAACATGCAAGAATGTGGGCATCAGTTGCATCCAAATCGACCTTGTTGTCCCAAAAGCTATCCAAATAGTGGTTTGACCAGTTCACCAATGTTGCAATAGCACCTGTTAGTGTGTCTCCCTGTCCTCCTACACGTTTGTTAGATCCAGTGGAGTTGTTAAGAACAACATTTTTTGAGTTGGCGATTATGTCAACCTCGCCTTTACGATAAACCAATACGTCGCCCAACTTTGAGGATAATTTCTGGGTTTGTTCAATCAACGCTTCTTCTGAATAGTCCTTGGAAATATCAACCTCAATGTCTAATTTCTTCGCGATTCGTTGAAACTCTGCAATGTTCGGAGTGATGATAGCCTTTGAGTAGTTTGTAATCAACTTTGGCTCTATTGATAAAAGGTACAAGGAGTCTGCATCTAATACAATTGGCTTGTTCAACACTTTAATCTCTTCAATTATTCTAACCAATGACTTCAACATCAAGGGGTCACGACCAAACCCTGGACCAACCACTATTATATCCATTCTCGTCAACAATGGTTGAATCTTTGGCAAAataacatcatcaataatgtTAGTAAGAACGtttgtttgattcaaaacctcctcaattgacaattttttcaaatcctcTAACTCTCCATCTTTCAATCTCAATGTTGGACTCTCCAAATCTAGCAAATATGGATGAATCATTAGATCAGGCGAATATGTTTTTATAATTGGCGCTGCTTGCTTTTCGCAAACCACATGAGATAGATCAGCACCAACCAACGCAGCAGAATGACTTGAAAAGAAGGGAGCTCCTGTATAGTCTTCATTTCCACCGATGATACATATTCTCCCAGCTTGACCCTTGTGGAAATTTGGAAGAAGCGGTTGAATAAGCTGACGCGACAAACCTATCAATTCTTTATGTGACTTACTACGAAGCAGCATTATGGAAAGATACAGTTGAATTGAGTTGTGCAAGGAAATAGAAAGTTTATATGTGGTTATCAGAGCAAACAAAGCCGGATAAGTCTTCAAAAAGTCCGGTCTGAcgacaaaataaaaatgtCTCAAGCAAATGTCGCAACCCCCTTTCTTAAAAGCAATCTTAATAACAATGTAAGTGCTACCAAATTTCTATGAAACTGTGGCATCCGAATTAACATAATGAAACTTACAACTCACCTTGATTGGGGTGGTTACTCTGCTTATTTTGGTGGAGATATATCGCTTCGAACTCAATCCGGTTCTAGTCAGTAAATCTATGAATTCTCGGTAAACTACTAAAGACGCTAGTTTGAAATTAATAATTGGCTTATTAATTTTTGTAAccacacacacatacactTTGTcttattatttttttttcctttgctctttctctctctctctctttcaACTTATTTAAATCGGTCAAactttcaaccaattgaatcGGCGTTTaataatcaaacaaaaagttCTTCTTGTTGTACAACTCAATTGCATACTTATAACAATGTCTACTGCTATGACAAGATTTCTCGCTCCCAGATACATTGTGCCATTCATTGGTGCCACCGCTTCCCTTGGCCTTGCTTACCACTACTCCACACAATCATTTATTAGAAATGAAACTGGAAAGACTTTTACTGGTGGTGACGAATGGATTGATTTGACCTTGAAAAAGGCCGAGCAATTGAATCACAATACCAAGCACttggtttttgatttgaaagataaaGACGATGTTTCTGGTTTGGTTGTTGCTTCCATGTTGATGACCAAGTTTGTCACTCCAAAAGGTAATAACGTCATTAGACCATACACTCCTGTGTCAGACGTCGACCAAAAAggtgatattgaatttgttattAAGAAATATGACGAAGGTAAAATGTCGAGCCACATTCACGACTTAAAAGAAGGTGACACTTTGTCTTTCAAAGGACCATTTGTTAAATGGAAGTGGGAACCaaaccaattcaaatcgATTGCTTtgattggtggtggttCTGGTATTACCCCATTgtatcaattgttgcatgCAATTACCTCAAATCCAGAAGACAAGACTAAAGTCCAATTGTTTTACGGTAATCTTTCCCCTGATGATATTTTAATCAAGGACAGACTCGATGAAATTGCcaagaacaacaaagaTCAAGTCAATATTACCTACTTTGTTAACGACAAGAAAGGTAAAGACTTTGATGGTGTAGAGGGCTTCATTA
This region of Candida orthopsilosis Co 90-125, chromosome 6 draft sequence genomic DNA includes:
- a CDS encoding Mcr1 NADH-cytochrome-b5 reductase, producing MSTAMTRFLAPRYIVPFIGATASLGLAYHYSTQSFIRNETGKTFTGGDEWIDLTLKKAEQLNHNTKHLVFDLKDKDDVSGLVVASMLMTKFVTPKGNNVIRPYTPVSDVDQKGDIEFVIKKYDEGKMSSHIHDLKEGDTLSFKGPFVKWKWEPNQFKSIALIGGGSGITPLYQLLHAITSNPEDKTKVQLFYGNLSPDDILIKDRLDEIAKNNKDQVNITYFVNDKKGKDFDGVEGFITKDFLQKNLDKPSPDTKIFVCGPPGLYDAISGNKKSPSDQGEVTGALADLGYTKEHVFKF